Sequence from the Anaerobacillus sp. CMMVII genome:
ATTGTTGAAAAAATTGGGGTTGAGCGATCACGCAAAGTAGTGAAGGAAGCTGAACTAGTTTTACTTGTTTTGAACTTCGGTGAAACGTTAACTAGAGAAGATGAGAGTTTATTTGAAATTATTGAAGGTATGGATGCGATCATCATTGTCAATAAAACTGACATTGCTCAACAGATTGATCTAAATAGAGTACATGAGTTAGCTAAAGGTCGGCCAGTTGTTACTACCTCATTAGTCGAGGATGAGGGGATTGATGATTTAGAAGAAGCGATCGCCAAGCTATTCTTCCAAGGTAATATTGAAGGTGGCGATTTAACGTATGTATCTAATTCAAGACATATCGCTTTATTGCATCAAGCAAAGGGGACTATTACTGATGCTATTGACGCACTTGAATCAGCTGTACCAATTGATATGGTTCAGATTGATATAACTAGAACATGGGAATTATTAGGCGAGATCATCGGTGATACCGTTTCGGAAAGCTTAATTGATCAACTTTTTTCACAGTTTTGTTTAGGGAAATAAACCAAGTTTTGAGTGTTGAGTTAAGAGTGATGAGTTGTGAAAGTTCGGCTTCGGAAGCAGTTCTGAAAAACTCAAAACTCAAAATTCAAAACTCATCACTGCTTTTAAAGAGGAGGAAAAATTGATGGAATATCATGCTGGAGAATTTGATGTTATCGTTGTTGGCGCAGGGCATGCGGGAGTAGAGGCTGGCCTTGCAGCCGCACGAATTGGTGCAAATACGTTAATGCTAACATTAAATTTAGATGCAGTTGCATATATGCCTTGTAACCCTTCTGTAGGTGGTCCTGCAAAAGGTATAGTCGTTCGGGAAATAGATGCCCTGGGTGGTGAAATGGGACGCAATATTGATAAAACTCATATTCAAATGAGAATGTTAAACACTGCAAAGGGGCCTGCAGTTCGTGCACTGCGTGCGCAGGCTGATAAATATATGTACCAGCACGAAATGAAGAAAACAATTGAAGAGCAAGAAAATCTCTTATTAAGGCAAGGGATGGTTGAGAAGCTAATCGTTGAAGATGGTGTATGTCGTGGTGTTGTGACAAATACTGGAGCAACCTATAAAGCTAAGGCGGTTATCATCACAACTGGGACCTATTTACGAGGGAAAGTTATTCTTGGTGATCTAGCCTACGAAAGTGGACCAAATAATCAACAGCCATCTGTTAATTTGGCCTATGACTTATTAAATCATGGCTTTCATTTAGTTCGTTTTAAAACAGGGACACCACCTCGTGTTCAAGGTGACACAATTGATTATAGTGTTACTGAGATCCAACCTGGTGATAATGAGCCGCGTGCTTTTTCATATGAAACGAAGGAATTTAATGTTGATCAACAACTGCCTTGCTGGTTAACATATACAACAGATCGAACACATGAAATTATTAATAGCAACTTACACCGTTCGCCAATGTATTCAGGAGTAATAGAAGGAACTGGACCAAGGTATTGTCCATCAATCGAAGATAAAATCGTTCGATTTAGTGATAAACCTCGACACCAAATTTTCCTAGAGCCAGAAGGAAAAAATACATCAGAGGTTTATGTTCAAGGTTTTTCAACCAGCTTGCCTGAAGAAGTGCAGCTAGAAATGTTAAAAACCTTAAAAGGACTGGAAAATGTTAAGATGATGCGACCAGGATATGCGATTGAGTACGATGCAGTCGTACCTACGCAGCTTTGGCCAACATTAGAGACCAAGTTGGTTGAGAACCTCTTTACAGCAGGTCAAATTAACGGAACATCAGGCTATGAGGAGGCTGCAGGGCAAGGGATTTTTGCAGGAATTAATGCAGCATTGAAATCCTCAGGTAAAGAGCCAATTATCTTTGATCGATCTGAAGCTTATATCGGAGTATTAGTTGATGACTTAGTTACAAAAGGCACGAATGAACCATACCGGTTACTTACCTCTAGAGCCGAGCATCGCTTAGTATTACGTCATGATAATGCGGATCTAAGACTAACTGAAATTGGCTATAAAGTTGGGCTAATCCCGGAAGAACGCTACCAACGTTTTATCGCTAAAAAGGAACAAATTAAACGTGAAATTGAGCGGTTAGAACAAACAATGATAAAACCAACAAGTGAAGTGCAAGCGTTACTAGCTGAAATCGGATCTTCACCATTGCAGGATGGCTACAAAGCATCCGTTCTTTTAAAACGTCCTGAAATAACCTACCAATTTATTGCTAGGTTATTCCCGAGTGACGAAAAAGTCTCTTCTGAGGTTGCAGAGCAGGTTGAAATTCAAATTAAATATGCCGGGTATATCGAAAAACAATTTCAACAAATTGAAAAAATGAAGAAAATGGACGATAAAAAGATTCCTGAAGATCTTGATTATCATGCAATATCAGGACTTGCGACTGAGGCTCGTCAAAAGTTAAGCGAAGTAAGGCCACTTTCCGTTGGGCAAGCTTCAAGGGTTTCAGGAGTGAATCCAGCAGATGTGTCAATCCTGTTAGTTTACCTAGAGCAAGGCAAATTAAAAAGAACGAAAGAAAGTGATAGTCATGAATAAAACACAGTTTCATATGAGTTTAGCCGAAAAAGGGATCGTACTAAATGATACACAGATGAATCAATTTGAGCTTTATTACCGTGAACTCGTCGAGTGGAATAACAAAATGAATTTAACGGCAATTACAGAGGAAGAAGCGGTATATTTAAAGCATTTTTACGATTCAATCAGTGCCGCTTTCTTTCATGATTTTACAAAGCCTTTACGACTTGTAGATGTTGGTGCTGGCGCTGGATTTCCAAGTATTCCCATTAAAATTTGTTTCCCGCACTTGCATGTGACGATTGTTGATTCTTTAAATAAGCGTATCTCTTTTTTACAACACCTGGCGACGACTTTAAACCTAAAAGATGTTTCATTCTTTCATGATCGTGCCGAAGCATTTGCAAAGAAAAAAGAGCACCGTGAAAGCTATGATCTTGTAATAGCAAGAGCTGTTGCAAGAATGCCAGTATTGGCAGAGCTTTGTTTACCTCTAGCAAAAGTCGGAGGGTTATTTTTAGCGATGAAAGGCCCAGAAGTAGTTAATGAAATTGCTGATAGTAAAAAGGCACTTTCTACCCTCGGGGGCGAAGTAGTTAGAAATGAAAGCTTACTATTACCATTTGAAGAGAGTACAAGGCATTTTGTTTTTGTGGCTAAAAGAAAGAAAACACCGAATACGTATCCACGTAAGCCAGGTACACCGAATAAACAGCCACTATAATAAGAAAAGCGCAAGCGCCCTGGGAGCCAAGGAACTTCCTCGGGTTACTTCTCTGCTTTGCGACGAGTAACCGCAGGAGCAGCGACAAAAGCTACTGACCTCGTTTACAACGTGTGTTACTTCTAGAGTTACTACATGCGGCTTTGCCTCGAGGACCTACTGGACCACAGAGGCAGCATTTAATGAACAAGGTTATTTGACCTCGAGGGGCTGGGCGGTGCTCCTGCGTCACTTCGTTTACTCGTCGCAAAACCTGCAATGAAGTAACTTCATTGATGTGTCTTGGAGCTAGACAGTTATTACGTTGAAATTTTATACATTCTTATCCTTTAAAAAGCGGTCTACAAACTAGAGAAGTTAACCTGCTTCTCTAGTTTCGAGCCCTTTTGTTTTAAAAGTTACTAGTTTGATATAGTAGCTAAGTTTTTTTTTTCTAATAAAAATGTTTCACGTGAAACATTTTTATTGTTTATAATGGTATTATTAAAGAAGGACTTTCTATCATAAATGTAGAATTAGTTAGGAAGGTAGTTTTCAGAGGGTGGTGTCGCGATGAAGCCGTTTTCACGCCTGTTCGGTTTTAATGAAAAGAGTGAAGAATTAATTGAACAAGTTGAGAAAATGAGGAACTAATGAAACTAATGATAACGAAGAAGTGAGGCAAATTCCTGTTAAGGATATAGCACCAAATCGTTTTCAGCCACGTACTGTTTTTGTTGATGAGCGAATTGATGAGTTAGCGCAAACGATAAAAACACATGGGGTAATTCAACCTATTATTGTCCGAGAACGAGATGGTCGCTTTGAGATCATCGCCGGTGAACGCCGCTGGCGTGCAGTGACAAAACTAGGGTGGGATCACATTCCAGCAATTGTCAAGGAATTTAATGACTCACAAACAGCTTCAGTTGCTTTAATTGAGAATTTGCAACGGGAAGGTTTAACTGCTATTGAAGAAGCTATTGCTTATGCTAAATTACTAGAGTTACATGGGTTAACACAAGAAAGTTTAGCACAACGCCTTGGGAAAGGGCAGTCTACGATAGCGAATAAGCTACGTTTATTACAATTGCCGGAGAAAGTTCAAGAAGCAATCCTAAATCGTGTGATTACGGAACGGCATGCTAGAGCACTTCTATCTGTAAAGGCTGTAGAAATTCAGGAAAAAATCCTAGTTGAAATCATCGAGAAGGGCTTAAATGTAAAACAAACTGAAGAACTTGTTAAGAGAATATTAGAAGGACCTATCAAAAAGAAAAAGCCACAACGTAAAGCTTTTTCAAGAGATATGCGTTTAGCCATGAATACAATTCGTCAATCTGTTGATATGGTATTAAAAAGTGGCCTTACGATAGACACTGATGAAGAAGATCATGATGAATATTATCAATTTACGATTAGAATACCGAAAAATAAATAATTTTAAGGTATTAATGGCTCACTTCCTCGGATTTGAGTTCTTTTTTTATTGATTTTTTCAAATAAGATTCGTTTTTAAAGAATTTTAATTTAAAAATAATAACTTAGTTTTAATTTTTCATGATAAAATGTAACTAATGTAGATTTGGGTTGCTAGATATCCAAGTTTCATAGAGTAAGATTGTAAAGAGGTAGGTGAACAATGGGGAAAGTAATTGCAATTGCAAACCAAAAAGGAGGGGTTGGTAAAACAACCACTGCTGTTAATTTAAGTGCTTGTCTTGCACATATAGGCAAACGAGTTCTATTAATTGACGTTGATCCCCAAGGAAATACTACGAGTGGAATAGGAATAGACAAA
This genomic interval carries:
- the rsmG gene encoding 16S rRNA (guanine(527)-N(7))-methyltransferase RsmG, whose product is MNKTQFHMSLAEKGIVLNDTQMNQFELYYRELVEWNNKMNLTAITEEEAVYLKHFYDSISAAFFHDFTKPLRLVDVGAGAGFPSIPIKICFPHLHVTIVDSLNKRISFLQHLATTLNLKDVSFFHDRAEAFAKKKEHRESYDLVIARAVARMPVLAELCLPLAKVGGLFLAMKGPEVVNEIADSKKALSTLGGEVVRNESLLLPFEESTRHFVFVAKRKKTPNTYPRKPGTPNKQPL
- the mnmG gene encoding tRNA uridine-5-carboxymethylaminomethyl(34) synthesis enzyme MnmG, with protein sequence MEYHAGEFDVIVVGAGHAGVEAGLAAARIGANTLMLTLNLDAVAYMPCNPSVGGPAKGIVVREIDALGGEMGRNIDKTHIQMRMLNTAKGPAVRALRAQADKYMYQHEMKKTIEEQENLLLRQGMVEKLIVEDGVCRGVVTNTGATYKAKAVIITTGTYLRGKVILGDLAYESGPNNQQPSVNLAYDLLNHGFHLVRFKTGTPPRVQGDTIDYSVTEIQPGDNEPRAFSYETKEFNVDQQLPCWLTYTTDRTHEIINSNLHRSPMYSGVIEGTGPRYCPSIEDKIVRFSDKPRHQIFLEPEGKNTSEVYVQGFSTSLPEEVQLEMLKTLKGLENVKMMRPGYAIEYDAVVPTQLWPTLETKLVENLFTAGQINGTSGYEEAAGQGIFAGINAALKSSGKEPIIFDRSEAYIGVLVDDLVTKGTNEPYRLLTSRAEHRLVLRHDNADLRLTEIGYKVGLIPEERYQRFIAKKEQIKREIERLEQTMIKPTSEVQALLAEIGSSPLQDGYKASVLLKRPEITYQFIARLFPSDEKVSSEVAEQVEIQIKYAGYIEKQFQQIEKMKKMDDKKIPEDLDYHAISGLATEARQKLSEVRPLSVGQASRVSGVNPADVSILLVYLEQGKLKRTKESDSHE